ttgacacaaaccaaaGCGCCTGGCAGCtaccaccataccccgttcaaaggcacttccatTTTGTCTTGACCATTCAAAAACTTTGAAAGGCACACATACACGTCTCAAATTGTCTCAAGGCTGAAAAATCTTATTATtttacccttcatctacactgattgaagtggatttaacaagtgacatcaataagggatcatagatttcacctggtcagtctcatggaaaCAGCATATTCttcatgttttgtatactcagtatattatcatatacagtaccagtcaaaagctgacacagctactcattccagggtttttctttatttttacattatagaataatagtgaagacatcaaaactatgaaataacacataaggaatcatgtagtaaccagaaaaaaaagtgttaaataaaaaaaatatatatatttgagattcttcaaagtagacaccttttgcgttgatgacagctttgcacactcttgacattctctcaatcagcttcataaGATAGTCACCCAGAACGCATTTCAGTTAACAAGTgtttgaagaactttgaaagtttcttcaagtgcagttgcaaaaactaacaagcactatgatgaaactggccctcatgaaaggaagatccagagttacctcagctgcagaagataagttaattagttaccagcctcaaattgcagcccaaataaatgcttcacagcggtcaagtaacagacatctcaacttcaactcttcagaggagactgcgtgaatcaggccttcatggtcgattgctgcaaagaaaccactactaaaggacaccaataagagtcTTGCTTGGGTCAaggaacacaagcaatggacattagaccggtggaaatctctcCTTTGGTCTGTGTTCAAATTTGACACTTTGGTTCCaaacgctgtgtctttgtgagaggcagagtaggtgaacggatctctgcgtgtgtatttcccaccgtgaagcatggaggaagagatgtgatggtgctttgctggtgacagtgatttatttagaattcaaggcacacttacccagcatggctaccacagcattctgcagcgatacgccatcccatcaggTTAGCGCTTAGtgggaaaatattttttttttcaacaggacaatgacccaacacactgccaggctgtgtaagggctatttgagcaatgaagtgctgcatcagatgaccatgcctccaatcacccaacctcaacccaattgagatggtttgggatgagttggaccgcagagggaaggaaaagcagccaacaagtgctcagcatgtgagaactccttcaagactattggaaaagcattccaggtgaagctggttgagagaaggtcaagagtgtgcaaaactgtgtCAACAAGGCAattggtggctactttgaagaaactcatattttgttttgtttaacacttttttggttactacatgattccttatgcaTTATttcagtgttgatgtcttcactattattctattatgtaaaaataaagaaaaatcctggaatgagtagttgtgtcaacttttgactggtactgtatataatatacactgagtagtcaaaacattaagaacatgcagttgtcttcattattattctacaatgtagaaaatagtgaaaataaagaaaaaccttgaatgagtaggtgtgaccaatcttttgactggtactgtatacattacTTATTGCTGCTCACCagaagaaggagagacagggtagaTGTGTTTATCCTCTGCAAACACCCAATTGTCCTGGTCAAGGCACTGAGCCTTGAGATTGGAGTGAGCTGTAATGCCCTTCTCAGCAGATGTATGTTTTCTAAGTTGATGTTTCCTCAGGTTTTTTTTGTTAAGCCACAAACTGCAGTTGCAACACTTGATTTTCCGCTTGACTGCAGGTTTCACAGCTGGACACGCTGAACCGCTCGCCGATGCACTGGTTACATCTGGGGCTCTCGCCGATGCACTGGTTACATCTGGGGCTCTCGCCGATGCACTGGTTACATCTGGGGCTCTCGCCGATGCACTGGTTACATCTGGGGCTCTCGCCGATGCACTGGTTACATCTGGGGCTCTCGCCGATGCACTGGTTACATCTGGGGCTCTCGCCGATGCACTGGTTACATCTGGGGCTCTCGCCGATGCACTGGTTACATCTGGGGCTCTCGCCGATGCACTGGTTACATCTGGGGCTCTCGCCGATGCACTGGTTACATCTGGGGCTCTCGCCGATGCACTGGTTACATCTGGGGCTCTCGCCGATGCACTGGTTACATCTGGGGCTCTCGCTGTTGAACCTGGGGCTCGATAACATACTGACTCACATTGTGGAATGTGTTTGGTAAAATCACTCCTATTTACATAGGTCTTGGGGCAATATGGGCAGTGGAAATGCTTTGCTTCTCTGCACTCCAGATGGCATATGAATATTGTGAACTCTGAAATGAATAAAAACAAGCAAATCAACATCCAGGACAAACTACCTGGTTTATATAATCATGTGATGATGACCGGTACTGAACTAGTCTAATTAATGAAAGACTTTATGGGCTAGTATGTGTAGCTATGTGTAACATCACGGTACATGTGCTAACCTCTATGCAGCACAGCCTTCAATCTGTGCGACTCAATGTGTGTCAACACACTGGCATAGTCTCGGGGCTTGAAAATTGAGGGCTGGCAGAAGGGGCAATGATACAAGTGGTCCTTCTGGCACTGGGATAAAACCAAACGACCATCTGCTGCTTTTCGCACTGTGATATGCTGTCAAACACAAACATAAATTACAAATAGTTTAGCAAGTCAGCGAACGTTATGTGCGTTGATAGCAAACAGTCGGTCACGGCAAACTGACTTTTCGGTGATAACAATATAGTAACTAGTTAAGCTAAAATTCTAGCAaagtgctatgttagctagctaacttggtaAATAGGCTCGTTAATGTTAGACAGCAATAACATGATAGATAGCTAGATATAAGTATACTAAGAAAAACGTAGATACCGGAAGCTACACCAAAGGCGTACCTCAAAGTGAAACGAAAACTGCTACCCTAACGTTAATTGAAATGCCTTACCATAATCCCGAACAGCGACGAAGGCGCGTTCTAGCGGATCACGTCTGTCAAACCCGTCTTCTTCATCTTCATCTTCTTCTTTGGTATCGTCTGTTCGCACATTTTGTTTGTACATGCCGCCACCTATTGTGCGGGAGTGTGTGGTCAATCACGTTAGTTTTTGTGCCCCAAATTCTAAAGGGGGAAAGGGGGAAAAAAtgcaccaccaactaaccctacacctatGTCCCGCTATGTCATAAAAATTCGAATAAATAACACCActccattccactactttgaccctaaCTGATCCTACACCAGGCCGATGCGCTGCCTCAGTAAAATCTCATACACCGAAGAACTGCTCTGCAGCTGACACCACAACATCTATTTCTGTGATTTACGTTCCGTTTCTGccgtacagttgataaccatggcAATGAATGCTAAGAAGCCAACATTACTGAAGCACAAATTGTATCACTCTGTATTGGCCTAGAACCGAAGGCCTACTACTCACCCTTGACTCATCATCCTCTACTCTCTTCGCTGCCTCAGCACACAACACCTTCTGTTCTACtcagaatctccctcctacacactgctgcaaaaTGACCATGAGCTTGGTATCTGAAACACCTTAGTGGGTTCGGCACAAAAGCTCTCACAGCATAACTGAAATATCCTAACATGACTTTGTCAGGTAAAGACTCCGCTTTAAAACTCAAAAGGCAGACAGTTTCACCACACTCACCAACGGCGGGTGTGACACAGGGAATCTTCCATTTCAGTTGCTCCACCTCAACACTTAACACAGTAATCACTCCTTTCCAAGGCGTCCTGCTCCAGAGAGCAAAGCAACACACATCTTCCCTCTGCCCTCGGcacctctccatcttcctccttGTCTATAACCACGTCTATCCATAAACCACGCTCATGCCACAGCTTCATCCACTGTTTTGTTTGCAGAACACGCACTGATGGCCTTTCTCCAATACCCAACTTCTGTTCCTTAGCCAAAATTACTAGTCTGGCTATCTCTGGCCTCTCCATCCTCGCAAAATGTAGACTACTCTGCATCTGAGCACTGCCTTTCAAATtgtgttgcattatggggatAAAACATTTCCGACTTGCGCCTTCAAGTCAACTGCAGGTTTCTTCAGTTGCTCTTCACCAACTTCATCCTGCAGCCATCGCCTGCATTGTGGGAGGTTCAATTGTCATCAATAGGGGTTTTTTGTTTGACTCAAGCAAACGTGACCAAAGAGGTAACTGAAACAAGAAACAACTTTGTCTCAGTACATCTATACAGTGGATATGTACAAATTAATGTGATGTGAGGCTCTCTCACCAATTGTTTGCacaatatacacacatatattttcagtttgtgagtgtATGATATGGGGCTTGGAGACATGTTTATTTTGACATTATAAAGAACAACTAttataaacaatggcaacactgccatgttgcactgagccttgctgttggaaaaccacatcAGTGTCCAACTTTTGGCTGTCGTAAATACACCTCCCCCGACTTCACTCTTCAACTTTCATCAATAGTCGGTTACTTTTGCCTAACCATTCAAACGAGCCCAGAAACAGAAAGGGCACATTCTATGTTATAGACGACTTTAAAGGCAAGGCAAGACTGACTCATCtgcaaatcaccttgcatcataaataactactcaatattatttgtagatcagtcagtcagtcacaattaacccaatgtaacggatgtgaaactgctagctagttagcgatggtgcgcgctaaatagcgtttcaatcggtgacgtcacttgctctgagaccttgaagtagtggttccccttgctctgcaagggccgtggcttttgtggagcgatggttaACGATGCTTTGtgtgtgtcagttgttgatgtgacGGTTTAAAGTTATTCTGTTACACCAAGATACATCATGGTTTTGATGATCTCAAACAC
The sequence above is a segment of the Oncorhynchus kisutch isolate 150728-3 linkage group LG25, Okis_V2, whole genome shotgun sequence genome. Coding sequences within it:
- the LOC109870050 gene encoding uncharacterized protein LOC109870050 isoform X1, with amino-acid sequence MHITVRKAADGRLVLSQCQKDHLYHCPFCQPSIFKPRDYASVLTHIESHRLKAVLHREFTIFICHLECREAKHFHCPYCPKTYVNRSDFTKHIPQCESVCYRAPGSTARAPDVTSASARAPDVTSASARAPDVTSASARAPDVTSASARAPDVTSASARAPDVTSASARAPDVTSASARAPDVTSASARAPDVTSASARAPDVTSASARAPDVTSASARAPDVTSASASGSACPAVKPAVKRKIKCCNCSLWLNKKNLRKHQLRKHTSAEKGITAHSNLKAQCLDQDNWVFAEDKHIYPVSPSSVLIREMLTKQEMILEQQTLILRLLQTAQQNGAEYAIEGGLLPLKDQQSLQRLETDLQGADFKLKLINHLSLVGGCDVKDVVWRLMRHTISNALAKNMNWRGVNRKISLGSLRLREVLIAVVRKNPLTSKASESDVESVMKKWLQLAAYREGGRRRRDRSVVAPVP
- the LOC109870050 gene encoding uncharacterized protein LOC109870050 isoform X2 — encoded protein: MHITVRKAADGRLVLSQCQKDHLYHCPFCQPSIFKPRDYASVLTHIESHRLKAVLHREFTIFICHLECREAKHFHCPYCPKTYVNRSDFTKHIPQCESVCYRAPGSTARAPDVTSASARAPDVTSASARAPDVTSASARAPDVTSASARAPDVTSASARAPDVTSASARAPDVTSASARAPDVTSASARAPDVTSASARAPDVTSASARAPDVTSASASGSACPAVKPAVKRKIKCCNCSLWLNKKNLRKHQLRKHTSAEKGITAHSNLKAQCLDQDNWVFAEDKHIYPVSPSSVLIREMLTKQEMILEQQTLILRLLQTAQQNGAEYAIEGGLLPLKDQQSLQRLETDLQGADFKLKLINHLSLVGGCDVKDVVWRLMRHTISNALAKNMNWRGVNRKISLGSLRLREVLIAVVRKNPLTSKASESDVESVMKKWLQLAAYREGGRRRRDRSVVAPVP